ACGCCGAGCGCGCCGAGGCGGTGGAGGCGGAGCGGGGCGAGGAAGGGGACGACCCAGAGGAAGTACCAGAGGTGCACCACCGGGCTGAGCAGCACCATGACGCCCATGACGGCGGCGACCGCGGCGACGGCCCGCTCCCGTCGGCCCGTCGGCCAGCGCAGCGCCACCCAGCCGGCGAAGGCGATCGCGCCGACATTGCCGACGAGGCGGGTGATCTCGAGGAACGTCGCCGGCGGGGTGCCGAGCCCGGTGAGGGTGGCGACGTCGTCGAGCGCACCGCCCACGACGGTGGGCAGCGACAACGGCGTGTTGACGGTGCCGGGCACGGTCAGCGCCTCGATCCAGCCGAGCCCGACGCCCCAGGCGAGGCCGAGCGCGACGAGGCAGGCGACGGAGACCGCCGCGACCGCGGCGAGGCGACGCAGCCGCTGCACGAGGGTCGCCGCGAGGGGGAGGCTGACGAGCGCCACGGCGATGCAGACGAGCCCGCCGGGCGCCTTGACCGCGGCGGCGAGCCCGCCGAGCACGGCCCCGAGCACCCACGAGCGCTCGGCGGCCACGACGAGGGCCGCGGCCATGAGACCGACCATGGTGAGGTCGTTGTGGAGCCCGCCGGCCCCGTTCGCGAGCATGAGCGGCGAGGCGCAGACGATCGCTGTCGCGAGGGCCGGGTTCACGCCCGCCCAGCCGGCCATCCGCGGCACGGCCCACGCGAGCAGCGCCAGGCCCGCGAGCGCGGCCAGACGGTGGATGACGACGAGCACCCACGGGTTGCCGGTGACGGTCGCGGCGAGGTCGCCGATCGCGAGGGGCAGCGGGCCGTAGGGCGTCACCGTCCCCATCCACCGCGGGTCCACCGCCTCCACGACGGGGCCGCCGAGCACGTTGGGGCCGTAGAGGTACGGCGACGCGTCGACGTTCGTCATCGTGCCCTGGGCCGCGTAGGACCAGCCGTCACGGCTGAAGAGCGGGGGCGCCAGCAGCAGCGGCGCGCACCAGAGGAGGGTGCAGTAGCGGACGCGGTCCACGGCGTCGGCGGGGTCCGTGCCGTCCCGGGCCACCGCGCGGCACAACGCGAGCCACGCGGCGCCCAGCAGTCCCAGGCCGAGCATGACCACGGCCAGGCCGAGCATGCGACCGGCGGTGGTGGCGCGAGCGTCGGCGAGCACCTGCAGCTCCATCACCGGCGCCGAGCGCGGGATGGTCGAGACGACGAAGCCCCCCACGAGCACGAGCGACGAGCCGAGCACGCCGCGCGCGATCATGGCGGGGGACAGCACCGGGGCAGGCTAGGCAGGCCGTCGCGCCCGCTCCCCCACCGTGGCCCGACCGGGCGGCGACGAGTCCGTGAACATCCGCGCTCAGCGCTCCGGCAGCAGCCCCTCCACCAGCGCCTCGACGACGGCGTCGGTGGGCGTGTCGGGGTCGATCGACACCGTGAGGCGGTCGAGCAGGAGACCGTCGACCGCGTAGTGGAGGAGGGCGATCTCGGCGGCCCCACCGGGGAGCCCGGCCGCGGCGTTGTAGGCGACGTCGGCCGCGAACCCCGCGGTCAGCGTGGCGGCCATGAGCGCCGCCACCTCGGGTCGCCGCGCGGACTCCAGGCGCATCTCGAACCACGCCAGCGCGACCTCCCGCGAGGCGGTCATGCGCGCGACGACGTACCGCAGGTGTGCCGCGTACGACGCCCGGCCGGGGGGCGCCGACCGCAGCCGGTCGACCACGGCGGGGTCGGGCGCGATGCGCTCGCCGATGCGCGCGACGACGCCGGCGAGCAGGTCGCCCCGCGAGCGGAAGTAGTTGGACGTCGTGCCCGCGGGCTCCCCGGCCCGTCGGTCGACCGCGCGGTGGGTGAGCCCCCGCGACCCCTCGTCGGCGAGCACCCCGATCGCCGCGTCGGCGAGCCGGGCGCGCCGCTCCTCGTTGCGTGCCACGGCCGCAGCCTAGCCCGACCACGACAGATGTAGTAGTTTCCTCTCGACCACTACACCCGTCGTACATCTCGGAGGTCCCCGTGCGCACCCTCACCTACGTCGCCGCCGTCTCCCTCGACGGGCGGATCGCCGGGCCCGGCGACGACTACTCGGCCTTCCCCGTCGAGGGCGACCACGTCGCGATGATCGTGCGCGACTACCGCGACACGCTCCCCGGCGCCGCGCTCGAGGCCCTCGGCCTCGAGGCCGACCGCTCCCGCTTCGACACGGTGCTCATGGGCTGGACCACGTACGCCGCGGGCTTCGCCCAGACCCGGGACCCGTACCCCCACCTGCGCCAGGTCGTCTTCTCGCGCTCGCGCACCGCGGCCGACGCCGCGCCGGGCGTGACGGTCACCGGGGAGGACCCGGTCCGCGTCGTACGGCGGCTCAAGGAGGAGGACGGGAGCGGGATCTGGCTCTGCGGGGGCGGGGTGCTCGCCGCGGCGCTCGCGGACGAGATCGACCACCTCGTGCTCAAGGTGAACCCGCTCGTCCTCGGCGCGGGACCCAGCCTGTTCGCCGGGCCGTACGCGCCGCGCCACCTGCGACGGACGCGGGTCACGCCCTACTCCTCCGGTGTCGTCGTCACGGAGCACGCCCGCGCGTGAG
This Nocardioides alkalitolerans DNA region includes the following protein-coding sequences:
- a CDS encoding TetR/AcrR family transcriptional regulator codes for the protein MARNEERRARLADAAIGVLADEGSRGLTHRAVDRRAGEPAGTTSNYFRSRGDLLAGVVARIGERIAPDPAVVDRLRSAPPGRASYAAHLRYVVARMTASREVALAWFEMRLESARRPEVAALMAATLTAGFAADVAYNAAAGLPGGAAEIALLHYAVDGLLLDRLTVSIDPDTPTDAVVEALVEGLLPER
- a CDS encoding dihydrofolate reductase family protein; protein product: MRTLTYVAAVSLDGRIAGPGDDYSAFPVEGDHVAMIVRDYRDTLPGAALEALGLEADRSRFDTVLMGWTTYAAGFAQTRDPYPHLRQVVFSRSRTAADAAPGVTVTGEDPVRVVRRLKEEDGSGIWLCGGGVLAAALADEIDHLVLKVNPLVLGAGPSLFAGPYAPRHLRRTRVTPYSSGVVVTEHARA
- the mptB gene encoding polyprenol phosphomannose-dependent alpha 1,6 mannosyltransferase MptB translates to MLSPAMIARGVLGSSLVLVGGFVVSTIPRSAPVMELQVLADARATTAGRMLGLAVVMLGLGLLGAAWLALCRAVARDGTDPADAVDRVRYCTLLWCAPLLLAPPLFSRDGWSYAAQGTMTNVDASPYLYGPNVLGGPVVEAVDPRWMGTVTPYGPLPLAIGDLAATVTGNPWVLVVIHRLAALAGLALLAWAVPRMAGWAGVNPALATAIVCASPLMLANGAGGLHNDLTMVGLMAAALVVAAERSWVLGAVLGGLAAAVKAPGGLVCIAVALVSLPLAATLVQRLRRLAAVAAVSVACLVALGLAWGVGLGWIEALTVPGTVNTPLSLPTVVGGALDDVATLTGLGTPPATFLEITRLVGNVGAIAFAGWVALRWPTGRRERAVAAVAAVMGVMVLLSPVVHLWYFLWVVPFLAPLRLHRLGALGVLFVSVVAGVVAPLDSSLHGAYLAIVMGSMIATGTVALLFATHRSRARVERIVAPPSWLAAPARSSAS